A portion of the Drosophila innubila isolate TH190305 chromosome 3L unlocalized genomic scaffold, UK_Dinn_1.0 0_D_3L, whole genome shotgun sequence genome contains these proteins:
- the LOC117787723 gene encoding tyrosine-protein phosphatase 69D, producing MACYYKHRIYGFVTLLLFLFTNVFGQESIREWVKIGTNTSLGCLSDNEPATWIFNNESINTVDTRFTISADIITDDNISASSNGITKYNNVLHVRDVIISDTGNYTCKLPKSNNSIEYNLQAFLQPKITQSTADKIKRKIGQSAILYCIFDIYPQNTTTNKQLKWLRDGSHVADLENFYGITQLSETRLNFTLEFTEVYKKENGTYKCVLYGSGGEEIISSEITLLVMEVPQISIDYVKAVGANKIFLNWTSYDGNDPIQKYFIQYSQEGSPTFEYYKHYINGNHTSYVLDTFKPNTTYHLRITGKNSIGDGSPNKYPLAVTTLDHDPTFIPKVETTGSTASTITIGWNPPSQDLIEFIQYYELTVSESGDVPKLIEKAIYQQNSRNLPYMFDKLKTATDYEFQVRACSDLTKTCGPWSEIVNGTTMDGVATKPTNLKIHCNQQNISRLNSISISWNVPKTPNGKIISYLINLEGNYTYNQGGNEYSEKWGPKIRRVDEPSHKTIYEGVSPNTNYTVTVSAITRHKKTGEPAVTNCFMPVSSPESIGKTMWTKVKNGPKYVLKLYLPKISERNGPICCYRIYLVKIINENKELPHPEKLNKATYHELNNISKPQDYAYLAEMLSSRYFKSEIFLGDEMRFTTKRDDLIDNDDLCRKCLKGTPFFKTQDAIAKIDPALPQKEDLNKLGNLTENSIKMLESRKRRRRNPTVAMGKEDTNLSTDIPLNHQDQVASNIYPDIWDGEIDINSNYTGFIEIIVRSEDAVLRAYSDYFDVITPATQAEQIQTLDDTKFYLNTGIKVLAISFGFIVIFVTLWIIHHHKTKNAMPDEDTLTLRDSLRALFGRRINNHSQFIGSGNQKGFDTGPIHKLDLVTAYKNRHKDTDYGFLREYEMLPNRFSDRTTKNSDMKENACKNRYPDIKAYDQTRVKLSPTNGNQSTDYINANFVIGYKERKKFICAQGPMETTINDFWRMIWEQHLEIIVMLTNLEEYNKSKCAKYWPERVFDSKQFGDISVKFTTERKTGDYIIRSLDITKSNLIGEEEDHRQITQYHYLTWKDFMAPEHPHGIIKFIRQINSVYSVQRGPILVHCSAGVGRTGTLVALDSLVQQLEEESMVSIFNTVCDLRHQRNFLVQSLKQYIFLYRALLDTATYGNTDIPLALMQSTIESLKFKPNDGKCLLETEFEKLINTTDEINKTCSVGEVEENMQKNRSHEVIPYDRNRVILSPVPMRDNSTYINASFIEGYDNTESFIIAQDPLESTIGDFWRMISEQSVSTLIMISEIGDGPRKCPRYWADDEIQYDQILVKYVHSENCPYYTRREFYVTNCKIDDTLKVTQFQYNGWPTVDGEVPEVCRGIIELVDQAHKHYKSHKNNGCRSPLTVHCSLGTDRSSIFVAMCILVQHLRFEKSVDICSTTRKLRSQRPGLLNSFAQYEFLHRAIINYSDLHKLSENIVD from the exons ATGGCGTGTTATTACAAACACCGAATATATGGCTTTGTGACTCttttacttttcttatttACCAATGTATTTGGGCAGGAATCTATTAGAG AATGGGTGAAAATTGGAACAAACACTTCACTGGGGTGTTTATCTGATAACGAGCCAGCTACTTggatttttaataatgaaagCATTAATACTGTGGATACCAG ATTTACAATTAGTGCTGATATTATAACGGATGATAACATCAGTGCCAGCAGCAATGGtataactaaatataataatgtacTTCACGTACGTGATGTCATTATATCGGATACTGGAAACTATACATGCAAGCTTCCTAAAAGtaacaattcaattgaatataatttgcaAGCATTCCTTCAACCAAAAATCACTCAAAGTACGGCTGACAAAATTAAACGAAAGATTGGACAAAGTGCcatattgtattgtatatttgatatttatccCCAAAATACTACGACAAATAAGCAATTGAAATGGCTAAGAGACGGAAGTCATGTTGCGGATTTGGAAAACTTTTACGGAATTACTCAGTTGAGTGAAACACGATTGAATTTTACGTTGGAATTTACTGAAGTATACAAAAAGGAGAATGGAACTTACAAATGTGTTTTATATGGATCTGGCGGCGAAGAGATCATATCTAGTGAAATAACATTACTTGTCATGGAAGTGCCACAAATCAGTATTGATTATGTGAAGGCTGTTGGGGCCAACAAAATATTCCTTAATTGGACATCATACGATGGCAACGATCCAATTCAAAAATACTTTATACAGTATTCACAAGAAGGTTCACCGACTTTCGAATATTATAAACACTATATAAATGGCAACCATACATCGTATGTCTTGGACACGTTTAAGCCAAATACAACATACCATTTACGTATCACCGGAAAAAACTCGATTGGTGACGGATCACCAAATAAATATCCATTAGCAGTCACCACATTAGATCATGATCCAACGTTCATTCCAAAAGTTGAAACAACTGGAAGCACAGCATCGACAATTACGATTGGATGGAATCCACCATCCCAagatttaattgaattcattCAATACTATGAATTGACTGTATCCGAATCTGGGGATGTGCCAAAGTTAATTGAAAAGGCCATTTACCAACAGAATTCGAGAAATTTGCCATATATGTTCGATAAATTGAAAACCGCAACAGACTATGAATTTCAAGTTCGGGCTTGTAGTGATCTAACAAAGACATGTGGTCCATGGTCAGAAATTGTAAATGGTACTACAATGGATGGAGTCGCAACCAAACCAACGAATCTGAAAATTCATTGCAATCAGCAAAACATTTCCAGGCTCAATTCCATTTCTATTAGTTGGAACGTGCCCAAAACTCcaaatggaaaaataatatcatatttaataaacctGGAAGGAAATTATACATACAACCAAGGAGGAAATGAGTACAGTGAGAAATGGGGACCAAAAATTCGAAGAGTAGATGAGCCCAGTCACAAAACAATTTACGAAGGCGTCAGTCCCAATACAAACTATACTGTTACAGTCTCTGCCATTACAAGGCATAAGAAGACTGGAGAACCAGCGGTAACTAATTGCTTTATGCCTGTCTCTTCGCCTGAAAGCATTGGAAAAACCATGTGGACAAAGGTTAAAAATGGTCCCAAATATGTTTTGAAACTATACTTGCCCAAAATAAGCGAGAGAAATGGACCTATATGTTGCTATCGAAtctatttagttaaaataataaatgaaaacaaagagCTACCACATCcagaaaagttaaataaagcTACTTATCATGaacttaataatattagtaaaCCACAAGACTATGCATATTTAGCAGAAATGCTCAGCAGTCGTTACTTTAAATCGGAAATATTCTTAGGAGATGAAATGCGATTTACTACTAAACGCGATGATCTAATTGACAATGATGATTTATGTCGCAAATGTCTGAAGGGCACTCCCTTTTTTAAAACACAAGACGCTATAGCAAAAATAG ATCCTGCTTTGCCTCAAAAAGAAGATCTAAACAAACTTGGTAATCTAACAGAAAACTCGATTAAAATGCTTGAAAGTCGAAAACGTAGGAGACGTAATCCTACAGTTGCAATGGGAAAAGAGGATACAAATTTAAGCACTGACATTCCATTGAATCATCAAGATCAAGTTGCTTCAAATATCTATCCAGACATATGGGACGGGGAAATAGATATAAACTCGAACTACACTGGATTCATTGAAATTATTG TACGATCCGAAGATGCTGTTCTTAGGGCGTATAGTGATTACTTTGATGTAATTACTCCTGCAACTCAAGCTGAACAGATTCAAACCCTCGATGATACAAAGTTCTATTTGAATACTGGGATTAAAGTTCTGGCCATTTCATTTGGATTTATTGTCATCTTTGTAACGTTATGGATTATTCATCATCATAAGACTAAGAACGCAATGCCTGATGAAGATACATTAACCCTAAGGGATTCGTTAAG agCGCTTTTTGGCCGTCGAATCAATAATCATAGTCAATTCATCGGATCTGGAAATCAGAAAGGATTTGATACAGGACCTATCCATAAATTAGATTTGGTTACAGCCTATAAAAATCGACATAAGGATACAGATTATGGTTTTCTACGAGAATACGAGATGTTGCCCAATCGTTTTAGCGATCGAACGACGAAAAATAGTGACATGAAGGAAAATGCTTGCAAAAATAGATATCCTGATATTAAGGCATATGATCAAACTAGAGTGAAATTATCTCCAACTAATGGAAATCAAAGTACTGATTATATTAACGCTAACTTTGTGATTGGATATAAGGAAAGGAAAAAGTTTATTTGCGCTCAAGGTCCCATGGAAACCACCATAAACGATTTCTGGCGAATGATATGGGAACAACATTTAGAGATTATCGTAATGCTTACGAATCTGGAGGagtataataaatcaaaatgcgCAAAATATTGGCCCGAAAGGGTATTCGATTCCAAGCAGTTTGGAGATATATCAGTGAAATTTACAACAGAACGAAAAACTGGTGATTACATTATACGATCCTTGGATATCACAAAATCAAATCTAATTGGTGAAGAGGAAGATCATCGACAAATAACACAGTACCATTATCTAACATGGAAAGATTTTATGGCTCCAGAGCATCCTCATGGTATCATAAAGTTTATACGACAAATTAATTCCGTCTACTCGGTGCAAAGGGGTCCAATATTGGTACATTGCAGTGCTGGTGTTGGCAGAACTGGCACTCTTGTTGCTCTTGACTCTCTGGTACAACAACTGGAAGAAGAAAGTATGGTTTCAATCTTCAATACCGTGTGCGATTTACGACATCAACGTAACTTCTTGGTTCAATCACTG AAACAATACATTTTCCTTTATCGTGCATTGTTGGACACTGCGACATATGGAAACACGGATATACCCTTAGCTTTGATGCAATCGACCATTGAATCCCTTAAGTTTAAGCCTAATGACGGAAAATGCTTGCTAGAAACCGAATTTGAG AAACTAATTAATACAACTGATGAGATAAATAAGACCTGCAGCGTGGGCGAAGTTGAAGAGAATATGCAGAAAAATAGAAGCCATGAAGTTATTCCATATGACCGTAATAGA GTTATTTTAAGTCCAGTACCAATGAGGGATAATTCCACATACATTAATGCTTCGTTTATTGAAGGATATGATAATACTGAATCATTTATCATTGCACAAGATCCTTTAGAAAGTACTATTGGTGACTTTTGGAGAATGATTTCAGAGCAAAGTGTGTCCACACTTATAATGATTTCTGAA ATTGGCGACGGTCCAAGGAAGTGTCCACGCTATTGGGCAGATGATGAAATTCAATACGATCAAATACTCGTAAAATACGTACACAGTGAAAATTGCCCGTATTACACACGGCGTGAATTCTATgtaacaaattgcaaaatagaTGATACTCTCAAGGTAACccaatttcaatataatgGGTGGCCTACGGTTGATGGAGAAGTTCCTGAAGTCTGTCGAGGAATAATTGAACTTGTTGACCAAGCGCACAAACATTACaaaagccataaaaataaTGGTTGCCGATCTCCCCTTACAGTTCATTGCAG CTTGGGTACTGATCgaagttcaatttttgttgctatgTGCATTTTGGTTCAGCATCTGCGATTCGAAAAGAGCGTAGATATATGTTCAACAACAAGGAAATTGCGATCTCAGCGACCAGGACTTCTTAATTCATTC GCACAATACGAGTTCCTACATCGCGCCATTATAAACTATTCAGATCTACATAAATTATCGGAAAATATTGTGGATTAA
- the LOC117786572 gene encoding probable small nuclear ribonucleoprotein Sm D1, with protein sequence MKLVRFLMKLSHETVTVELKNGTQIHGTITGVDVAMNTHLKSVKMTIKNRDPVHLESLSIRGNNIRYFILPDSLPLETLLIDDTPKSKSKKKDSGRVGNRGRGRGSRGRGGPRGRGRGRAPTRR encoded by the exons atgaagttgGTGAG ATTCTTAATGAAGCTAAGTCACGAGACTGTAACAGTTGAATTGAAAAATGGCACTCAAATCCATGGGACAATTACTGGAGTCGATGTTGCCATGAATACCCACCTAAAAAGCGTAAAGATGACCATCAAAAATAGAGACCCAGTGCACTTGGAATCCTTAAGCATTCGTGGTAACAACATACGTTACTTTATATTGCCGGATAGCCTGCCATTAGAAACTCTGCTAATAGACGACACTcccaaatcgaaatcaaagaaaaaagacAGCGGTCGTGTTGGAAATCGTGGACGAGGAAGAGGAAGTCGTGGACGTGGTGGTCCCAGGGGTCGTGGAAGAGGCAGGGCACCCACCAGACgttaa
- the LOC117787091 gene encoding ankyrin repeat domain-containing protein 12, with protein MPPPRPKGIGFNTGVTPARPSSNTPMSERQQMALLIQMTATSSTETSRAHSKKNDKKGDADIDELNVTEKQIEITEGKDKPAIDDGTQDGKNVEQNIVQSVTSTKRSYSDIEEEFEDHGDDVKKKKRKDLDGVKDAKNPSIKISSKIDKNSKLTSTKSSPSGSKLSTTVADKEVDVNKTVEIENETEGSEDYKSNDSLYNGGLKVPPLKIVIPQQNCSIDTDGNVLRTGKVAASRNAALPYVVSSNSDSIDNILSNQCLSPHESPQKVNIACSTILDDKNIKLFNDEKNLRVLRSSYRSGVTSAERSSNNSSPQMQSSSPSPASSNHANDNADIKVSYSNMTSSPIPQNQFDHDVLPNVPSPSTSSTSSSKEIISSSNADLHPRKRKIRPKNANDDNSKISQADTSIASGESHPHDYPFTNGFQMFLNIRRQVEKKWKNLYPVKPRPPQGFNDYLLTKRSYLLNDNVDTPEIEIPDAIPESMRSFYLKQEKARRELVEEHTVEREKLCLNVEQEIIRVHSKAARSISGQCAPYSVCTFLKDDEIYNMITPEQDEKEKSARCRFNGRLLLSWLQDVDDKWEKIKESMVLRQHNEAESLHAVQVMDWNICLKQKKLCDYIFESTVDKNHVPIVHVGEDFDTLPA; from the exons ATGCCACCCCCAAGACCAAAGGGGATAGGATTTAATACAGGGGTCACACCAGCTAGGCCCAGCTCAAACACCCCCATGTCAGAAAGACAACAAATGGCTTTATTAATCCAAATGACAGCAACCTCCTCAACAG AGACATCTCGTGCGCATTCAAAGAAAAATGATAAGAAAGGAGATGCAGATATTGACGAGCTCAATGTTACGGAAAAGCAAATAGAGATTACTGAAGGTAAAGACAAGCCAGCAATCGACGATGGTACTCAGGATGGCAAAAATGTAGAGCAAAATATAGTTCAAAGTGTCACAAGTACAAAACGAAGTTATTCGGATATTGAGGAAGAGTTCGAGGATCATGGAGATGATgtgaaaaagaagaaaaggaAAGATTTAGATGGTGTAAAAGATGCGAAAAATCCTTCAATTAAGATATCATCAAAGATCGATAAAAACTCCAAGTTAACATCTACAAAGAGCTCACCTTCAGGTAGTAAATTAAGCACAACTGTTGCTGATAAAGAAGTGGACGTAAATAAGACCGTTGAGattgaaaatgaaacagaAGGAAGTGAAGATTATAAGAGCAATGATAGTCTGTATAATGGTGGTCTGAAAGTGCCaccattaaaaattgttattccCCAGCAGAATTGCTCAATTGATACAGATGGAAACGTGCTGCGAACTGGAAAAGTAGCTGCATCCCGAAATGCAGCGCTCCCTTATGTGGTCAGCTCTAATAGCGATTCAATTGATAATATATTATCGAACCAATGCCTTAGTCCTCATGAAAGTCCACAGAAAGTTAATATTGCTTGCTCCACAATTTTggatgataaaaatataaagctcTTCAATGACGAAAAGAATTTAAGAGTTCTGCGCAGTTCTTATCGAAGTGGCGTGACAAGCGCTGAACGCAGCTCTAACAATTCATCTCCGCAAATGCAAAGTAGCTCTCCATCTCCAGCATCGTCGAATCATGCTAATGATAATGCTGACATCAAGGTATCATATTCAAATATGACATCAAGCCCGATTccacaaaatcaatttgatcacGACGTTTTGCCGAACGTGCCGAGCCCTTCAACTTCTTCAACATCGTCGTCTAAGGAGATAATCTCATCCTCAAATGCTGACCTACATCCGCGAAAACGAAAAATAAGAcccaaaaatgcaaatgatgaTAATTCAAAGATATCCCAAGCTGATACATCAATAGCCTCTGGCGAATCTCATCCACATGATTATCCCTTTACAAATGGATtccaaatgtttttaaatattcgacGACAAGTGGAAAAGAAGTGGAAGAATTTATATCCAGTGAAACCACGTCCACCACAGGGATTTAATGATTATCTTCTGACTAAACGATCATACCTTCTAAATGATAATGTGGACACGCCAGAAATAGAAATACCGGACGCAATACCGGAGAGTATGAGATCATTTTACCTAAAACAAGAAAAAGCCAGACGAGAATTGGTCGAAGAACATACGGTGGAACgagaaaaactttgtttaaatgttgaaCAAGAAATAATCCGAGTACACTCAAAAGCAGCCAGAAGTATATCTGGTCAGTGTGCGCCATATTCCGTTTGTACATTCTTAAAAGATGATGAAATCTATAACATGATTACGCCGGAACAAgacgaaaaagaaaagagtGCCCGCTGTCGATTTAACGGTCGATTATTGCTTAGTTGGCTACAAGACGTTGACGATAAGTGGGAAAAAATAAAG GAATCTATGGTTTTACGACAACATAATGAAGCGGAAAGTCTTCATGCAGTACAAGTAATGGATTGGAATATATgcttaaaacaaaagaagttgtGTGACTACATATTTGAATCCACTGTAGACAAGAATCATGTACCTATCGTCCATGTCGGAGAAGATTTTGACACATTACCAGCATGA
- the LOC117787092 gene encoding hsp70-binding protein 1, which produces MDSARLPPNRKQNLEGLLRLAVENMEEGSQLNQDPIEMDAQRNEFLQGALQSMTMKVDDVQYALANLKNESVSTAEKLECLDIIRDNIDDIDAANSFVKTGGITTLLEYIRKPNSDLRPQSIYIVAEMSQNNEFCQNYFVNEKIIPVLTSTMNDADEDLARGSIYAISSLIQNFPAGLKEFLRTKGTQTLLSCLSSTHVTVYIKSAFLIASLSSNDSSFRDLINKQNAAQILLSNLEAKDEYEDKLEATLFALSALSLNSKWKITPLQQKEVAVILKQIINNKVLSETCEEMIKYARNILNAITK; this is translated from the exons atgGATTCTGCCAGATTACCTCCCAAccgaaaacaaaatttagag GGATTGCTGAGATTGGCTGTTGAAAATATGGAAGAAGGAAGCCAGCTAAATCAAGATCCTATCGAAATGGATGCACag AGAAATGAATTCCTTCAGGGAGCACTGCAGTCGATGACAATGAAAGTCGATGATGTTCAATACGCACTGGCcaacttaaaaaatgaatcTGTTAGCACGGCAGAAAAATTGGAATGCTTGGATATTATTCGAGATAATATTGATGATATTGATGCGGCAAATTCTTTTGTTAAAACAGGAGGAATAACTACATTATTGGAATATATCAGAAAACCAAATAGTGACTTACGACCGCAGTCTATTTACATAGTAGCAGAAATGTCACAAAATAATGAGTTTTGTCAAAACTATTTTGTAAACGAGAAGATTATTCCAGTACTTACTTCAACCATGAATGATGCTGATGAGGATTTAGCTCGGGGTTCGATCTACGCTATATCATCGTTGATTCAAAATTTTCCAGCAGGGCTGAAAGAGTTTCTTCGAACAAAGGGAACTCAAACTCTATTATCTTGCTTAAGCTCCACTCATGTCACTGTCTATATAAAGTCGGCATTTCTGATAGCATCTTTGTCATCAAATGATAGTTCATTCCGGg ATCTTATTAATAAGCAGAATGCCGCACAAATCCTTTTAAGTAATCTGGAGGCTAAAGATGAATATGAGGATAAGCTTGAAGCTACGCTATTCGCTTTATCTGCCCTTTCATTAAATAGTAAATGGAAAATTACTCCTTTGCAACAAAAGGAAGTTGCAGTTATTCTTAAACAAATAATCAATAACAAAGTTTTATCGGAAACTTGTGAA gagATGATCAAGTATGCGCGAAATATTTTGAATGcgataacaaaataa